Proteins encoded within one genomic window of Saccharopolyspora pogona:
- a CDS encoding leucyl aminopeptidase, whose amino-acid sequence MTTPKLALTDTAVAKLTADALVVGTVQGADGLQLAPGADQVAAAYDGDLAKVLTSLGATGKADEVVKLPAGGKLRADVLVAVGLGKPAANGGVSGEVVRRASGAAARSLSGVEQAATTLSAVDLSAAVQGTVMGAYAFTSYKSQSGDGPLSKVDFVVGDAKADANAHALKGATAIGEAVNTARDLINTPPNDLYPASFAERAAELGRAAGLEVEVLDDNALRKQGFGGILGVGAGSARPPRLVRLRHKGPKAAKKVALIGKGVTFDTGGISIKPAASMEDMTSDMSGAAAVIATMLLAARLNYPLDITATVPMAENMPSGTAYRPGDVLTMYGGKTVEVLNTDAEGRLILVDAITRACEDEPDYLIETSTLTGAQVVALGKRTPGVMGSGEFRDRVARLSQAVGEGGWPMPLPEELRGDLDSKLADLANITGHRWGGMLAAGIFIEEFVADDVQWAHVDIAGPSYNTSAPWGYTPKGGTGVPVRTMAAVLADIADRG is encoded by the coding sequence GTGACGACCCCGAAACTCGCCCTGACCGACACGGCGGTGGCCAAGCTGACCGCGGACGCGCTCGTCGTCGGAACCGTCCAGGGCGCCGACGGCCTGCAGCTCGCGCCCGGTGCCGACCAGGTCGCCGCAGCGTACGACGGAGACCTGGCGAAGGTGCTCACCTCGCTGGGCGCGACGGGCAAGGCGGACGAGGTCGTCAAGCTGCCCGCTGGCGGAAAGCTGCGCGCCGACGTGCTGGTCGCCGTCGGGCTAGGCAAGCCCGCGGCGAACGGCGGGGTGTCCGGCGAGGTGGTGCGCCGGGCCTCCGGCGCTGCGGCCCGGTCGCTGAGCGGCGTCGAGCAGGCCGCCACCACGCTGTCCGCTGTGGACCTGTCGGCGGCGGTACAGGGCACGGTGATGGGCGCCTACGCGTTCACCTCGTACAAGTCGCAGTCCGGCGACGGCCCGCTGTCCAAGGTGGACTTCGTGGTCGGCGACGCCAAGGCGGATGCGAACGCGCACGCGCTGAAGGGCGCCACCGCGATTGGTGAGGCGGTCAACACCGCCCGCGACCTGATCAACACCCCACCCAACGACCTGTACCCGGCGTCCTTCGCCGAGCGCGCCGCCGAACTCGGGCGCGCAGCGGGCCTGGAGGTCGAGGTCCTCGACGACAACGCGCTGCGCAAGCAGGGCTTCGGCGGCATCCTCGGCGTCGGCGCCGGTTCCGCCCGCCCGCCGCGCCTGGTGCGGCTGCGGCACAAGGGCCCGAAGGCGGCCAAGAAGGTCGCGCTGATCGGCAAGGGCGTCACGTTCGACACGGGCGGCATCTCGATCAAGCCCGCCGCGAGCATGGAGGACATGACCTCGGACATGTCCGGGGCCGCCGCCGTGATCGCCACCATGCTGCTGGCCGCGCGGCTCAACTACCCGCTGGACATCACCGCGACCGTCCCGATGGCCGAGAACATGCCGTCGGGCACCGCCTACCGCCCCGGCGATGTGCTGACCATGTACGGCGGCAAGACCGTCGAGGTGCTCAACACCGATGCCGAGGGCCGGCTGATCCTTGTCGACGCCATCACGCGGGCCTGCGAGGACGAGCCGGACTACCTGATCGAGACGTCCACGCTGACCGGTGCGCAGGTCGTGGCGCTGGGCAAGCGCACCCCCGGCGTGATGGGCAGCGGGGAGTTCCGCGACCGGGTGGCGCGGCTGTCGCAGGCCGTCGGCGAGGGCGGCTGGCCGATGCCGCTGCCCGAGGAGCTGCGCGGTGACCTGGACTCCAAGCTCGCCGACCTCGCCAACATCACCGGGCACCGCTGGGGCGGCATGCTCGCGGCAGGCATCTTCATCGAGGAGTTCGTCGCCGACGACGTGCAGTGGGCGCACGTGGACATCGCGGGCCCGTCCTACAACACGAGCGCGCCGTGGGGCTACACCCCGAAGGGCGGCACCGGCGTCCCGGTCCGCACCATGGCGGCTGTGCTGGCCGACATCGCCGACCGGGGCTGA
- a CDS encoding OsmC family protein, with the protein MTETTPTAPSAARHGYKVDVVWTGNTGQGTSSYRSYERTHEVRAAGKDAIDASADPVFLGDADRYNPEELLVASLSQCHMLWFLHLAADCGVVVTGYHDQARGILTENPDGSGQFEEVRLAPQVTVADRASVDVAEALHERAHELCYIAKSVTFPVNCTPTTRIAN; encoded by the coding sequence ATGACCGAAACGACACCGACCGCGCCCAGCGCGGCACGGCACGGATACAAGGTCGATGTGGTGTGGACCGGCAACACCGGGCAGGGCACCAGCTCGTACCGCAGCTACGAACGCACCCACGAGGTGCGCGCAGCGGGCAAGGACGCCATCGACGCCTCCGCGGACCCGGTCTTCCTCGGCGACGCGGACCGCTACAACCCGGAAGAACTGCTGGTCGCATCGCTGTCGCAGTGCCACATGCTCTGGTTCCTGCACCTGGCTGCGGACTGCGGTGTGGTGGTCACCGGCTACCACGACCAGGCTCGCGGCATCCTCACCGAGAACCCGGACGGCTCCGGCCAGTTCGAAGAGGTGCGGCTCGCGCCCCAGGTCACGGTGGCCGACCGGGCGAGCGTGGACGTGGCGGAGGCCCTGCACGAACGTGCCCACGAGCTCTGCTACATCGCGAAGTCGGTGACCTTCCCGGTCAACTGCACCCCGACCACCCGCATCGCGAACTGA
- a CDS encoding oxidoreductase: protein MGLFARFRGKRSGGLRGASSSDAEHLINWAAQRRGVEGYLEPRTTVTETTLMLIAHDGEWTRRRVDGPSAAHRLTRKIGIPLYEVSKVGYPQRMRDYQARQRILRDQARRAADG, encoded by the coding sequence GTGGGCCTGTTCGCTCGGTTTCGTGGGAAGCGCTCGGGCGGGTTGCGCGGTGCGAGTTCGTCGGACGCCGAGCACTTGATCAACTGGGCCGCGCAACGCAGAGGCGTCGAGGGATACCTGGAACCGCGCACGACCGTGACCGAGACGACGCTGATGCTCATCGCGCACGACGGCGAGTGGACCCGGCGGCGGGTGGACGGCCCGTCGGCCGCGCACCGGCTGACCCGCAAGATCGGCATCCCGCTCTACGAGGTGTCGAAGGTCGGCTACCCGCAGCGGATGCGGGACTACCAGGCCCGCCAGCGCATCCTCCGCGACCAGGCCCGCAGAGCAGCCGACGGCTAG
- the lpdA gene encoding dihydrolipoyl dehydrogenase translates to MTDTSADLVILGGGSGGYACAFRAAELGLSVVLIEKDKLGGTCLHRGCIPTKALLHAAEVADSTRDADQFGVRAALEGIDIDGVNKYKDGIVAGLYKGLQGLAKAHKVTLVEGAGTLVDAKTVEVNGTRYTGKNVVLATGSYSKTLPGLELGGKVIASEQALNLDFIPEKVVVLGGGVIGVEFASVWRSFGADVTIVEALPHLVPNEDEFASKRLERAFRKRGIKFKTGVKFTGATQTASGVSVSLENGETYDADLLLVAVGRGPNTAGHGFEAAGVHMERGFVPADERLRTNLPGVYAVGDIVPGLQLAHRGFQQGIFIAEDIAGLNPQPIDEAGIPRVTYCHPEVASVGLTEAAAKEQYGSVETFTYDLAGNGKSQILKTQGAVKLVRATDGPVVGLHLVGDRVGELIGEAQLIYNWEALPEDVAPLVHAHPTQTEALGEAHLALAGKPLHVHG, encoded by the coding sequence GTGACCGACACGTCCGCCGATCTGGTCATTCTCGGCGGCGGTTCGGGCGGCTACGCCTGCGCCTTCCGCGCGGCCGAGCTAGGCCTGTCCGTCGTCCTTATCGAAAAGGACAAGCTCGGTGGGACATGCCTGCACCGAGGCTGCATCCCGACCAAGGCGCTGCTGCACGCCGCCGAGGTCGCCGACTCCACCCGCGATGCCGATCAGTTCGGCGTCCGCGCCGCCCTTGAAGGCATCGACATCGACGGCGTCAACAAGTACAAGGATGGCATCGTCGCCGGCCTGTACAAGGGCCTGCAGGGCCTGGCCAAGGCGCACAAGGTAACCCTGGTCGAGGGCGCCGGCACGTTGGTCGACGCCAAGACCGTCGAGGTCAACGGCACCCGGTACACCGGCAAGAACGTCGTCCTGGCCACCGGGTCCTACTCCAAGACGCTGCCGGGCCTGGAGCTGGGCGGCAAGGTCATCGCCAGCGAACAGGCGCTGAACCTCGACTTCATCCCGGAGAAGGTCGTGGTGCTCGGCGGCGGCGTGATCGGCGTGGAGTTCGCCAGCGTGTGGCGTTCCTTCGGCGCCGACGTGACCATCGTCGAAGCCCTCCCGCACCTGGTGCCCAACGAGGACGAGTTCGCCTCCAAGCGCCTGGAGCGCGCCTTCCGCAAGCGCGGCATCAAGTTCAAGACCGGCGTCAAGTTCACCGGCGCGACCCAGACCGCCTCCGGCGTCTCGGTGAGCCTGGAGAACGGCGAGACCTACGACGCCGACCTGCTGCTGGTCGCCGTCGGCCGCGGCCCGAACACCGCAGGGCACGGCTTCGAGGCCGCCGGGGTGCACATGGAGCGCGGCTTCGTCCCTGCCGACGAGCGGCTGCGCACCAACCTGCCTGGCGTCTACGCCGTCGGCGACATCGTGCCCGGCCTGCAGCTGGCGCACCGCGGTTTCCAGCAGGGCATCTTCATCGCCGAGGACATCGCCGGGCTCAACCCGCAGCCGATCGACGAGGCCGGCATCCCGCGCGTGACCTATTGCCACCCCGAGGTCGCCTCGGTGGGCCTGACGGAGGCTGCGGCAAAGGAACAGTACGGCTCGGTGGAGACCTTCACCTACGACCTGGCCGGCAACGGCAAGAGCCAGATCCTCAAGACCCAGGGCGCGGTCAAGCTGGTCCGCGCCACGGACGGCCCGGTGGTCGGCCTGCACCTGGTCGGCGACCGCGTCGGTGAGCTCATCGGCGAGGCGCAGCTGATCTACAACTGGGAGGCGCTGCCGGAGGACGTCGCTCCGCTGGTGCACGCCCATCCCACCCAGACCGAAGCCTTGGGCGAGGCGCACCTCGCCCTGGCCGGCAAGCCGCTGCACGTGCACGGCTGA
- the sucB gene encoding 2-oxoglutarate dehydrogenase, E2 component, dihydrolipoamide succinyltransferase codes for MAFSVQMPALGESVTEGTITRWLKQEGETVEVDEPLLEVSTDKVDTEIPSPTAGVLQRIIAQEDDTVEIGAELAVIADSSEAAAPAPAPAAPATPAEPAAEQPAPPQPEAPAPAAASTAPAGGAAGTDVNMPALGESVTEGTVTRWLKQVGDTVEVDEPLLEVSTDKVDTEIPSPVAGTLLEIAAGEDDAVEVGAKLAVIGAAGAAPAPPAPPAAPPAPPAPAPAPAAPPAAPAPAAPAPAEPAATTGTPYVTPLVRKLANEHGIDLSAIRGSGVGGRIRKQDVQAAIDAKQAPAPTAPAAAAAPSAPAPVAEPSAEAKALRGTTQKMSRLRQLLARRMVESLQTAAQLTTVIEVDVTRIARLRERAKANFEASEGVKLSFLPFFAKAAAEALKLHPKLNASIDDENKQVTYHGAEHLSIAVDTERGLVSPVIHDAGDLNLGGLARKIADLAARTRTNKIKPDELSGGTFTITNTGSRGALFDTPILNPPQVGMLGTGAVVKRPVVVADENGGDTIAIRSMVYLALTYDHRLVDGADAARFLATLKQRLEEGAFEADLGL; via the coding sequence ATGGCCTTCTCCGTTCAGATGCCGGCACTCGGCGAGAGCGTCACCGAGGGAACGATCACCAGGTGGCTCAAGCAGGAGGGCGAGACCGTCGAGGTCGACGAGCCCCTGCTGGAGGTCTCCACCGACAAGGTCGACACCGAGATCCCGTCGCCCACCGCCGGTGTGCTTCAGCGCATCATCGCCCAGGAAGACGACACCGTCGAGATCGGTGCCGAGCTCGCCGTGATCGCCGACAGCAGCGAAGCAGCGGCCCCCGCTCCGGCCCCGGCCGCACCCGCCACCCCGGCCGAGCCCGCGGCCGAGCAGCCCGCCCCGCCGCAGCCGGAGGCTCCGGCCCCCGCCGCTGCCTCGACCGCTCCGGCTGGTGGCGCGGCAGGCACGGACGTCAACATGCCGGCGCTTGGCGAGAGCGTCACCGAGGGCACTGTGACCCGGTGGCTCAAGCAGGTCGGCGACACCGTCGAGGTCGACGAGCCCCTGCTGGAGGTCTCCACCGACAAGGTCGACACCGAGATCCCGTCGCCGGTGGCCGGCACCCTGCTGGAGATCGCCGCAGGTGAGGACGACGCCGTCGAGGTCGGCGCCAAGCTGGCCGTGATCGGCGCTGCCGGCGCGGCTCCCGCGCCGCCCGCCCCGCCCGCGGCTCCGCCGGCCCCGCCCGCTCCGGCCCCTGCTCCGGCTGCGCCGCCCGCAGCTCCGGCCCCGGCGGCTCCGGCCCCGGCCGAGCCGGCGGCGACCACCGGCACGCCGTATGTGACGCCGCTGGTCCGCAAGCTGGCCAACGAACACGGCATCGACCTGTCCGCGATCAGGGGCAGCGGTGTCGGCGGCCGGATCCGCAAGCAGGACGTGCAGGCCGCGATCGACGCGAAGCAGGCCCCGGCGCCCACCGCCCCGGCCGCTGCGGCCGCGCCGAGCGCTCCGGCGCCGGTGGCGGAGCCGTCGGCGGAGGCCAAGGCGCTGCGCGGCACCACGCAGAAGATGTCCCGCCTGCGCCAGCTGCTGGCCCGCCGGATGGTGGAGTCGCTGCAGACCGCGGCGCAGCTGACGACGGTGATCGAGGTCGACGTGACCCGGATCGCCCGGCTGCGGGAGCGCGCCAAGGCGAACTTCGAGGCGTCCGAAGGCGTCAAGCTCTCGTTCCTGCCGTTCTTCGCGAAGGCCGCCGCCGAAGCGCTGAAGCTGCACCCGAAGCTGAACGCCTCGATCGACGACGAGAACAAGCAGGTCACCTACCACGGTGCCGAGCACCTGTCGATCGCGGTGGACACCGAGCGCGGCCTGGTCTCGCCGGTGATCCACGACGCCGGTGACCTCAACCTCGGCGGGCTGGCCCGCAAGATCGCCGACCTGGCGGCACGGACCCGCACCAACAAGATCAAGCCGGACGAGCTGTCCGGTGGCACCTTCACCATCACCAACACCGGTAGCCGCGGCGCGTTGTTCGACACGCCGATCCTGAACCCGCCGCAGGTGGGCATGCTCGGCACCGGCGCGGTGGTGAAGCGCCCGGTGGTGGTCGCCGACGAGAACGGTGGCGACACCATCGCGATCCGCTCGATGGTCTATCTGGCGCTGACCTACGACCACCGGCTGGTCGACGGCGCGGACGCCGCCCGCTTCCTGGCCACGCTCAAGCAGCGGCTGGAGGAAGGCGCGTTCGAGGCCGACCTGGGTCTGTGA
- a CDS encoding TIGR01777 family oxidoreductase, translated as MRVVVAGSSGLIGTSLVAGLRQAGHNVVRLVRRLPQAPDERGWDPETGQLDADALDGADAVVNLCGAGIGDKRWTPERKRLLVHSRVRPTQVLAEAVAAKGVPVLANGSAVGFYGDTGSKPVTETSAPGTDFLAGLCRQWEAATGAAAQAGARVVLLRSGLVLAPSGGLLGQLRPLFSLLLGGRLGDGSQYFPWISLDDEVAAIRFVLERPEVSGPVNLTGPAPVTNAEFTRALGEALGRPAPWIVPGFALRIVLGELADQVLGGQRAVPTVLEAQGFTFQHPSIGAALAAAVSG; from the coding sequence ATGCGCGTGGTTGTCGCCGGTTCGTCCGGTTTGATCGGCACGTCCCTGGTCGCCGGGTTGCGGCAGGCCGGGCACAACGTGGTCCGGCTGGTCCGCCGCCTCCCCCAAGCCCCCGACGAGCGGGGCTGGGATCCGGAGACCGGGCAGCTCGACGCGGATGCGCTGGACGGTGCCGACGCGGTCGTGAACCTCTGCGGAGCCGGCATCGGCGACAAGCGGTGGACGCCGGAGCGCAAGCGGCTGCTCGTGCACTCCCGGGTGCGGCCGACGCAGGTGCTCGCCGAGGCCGTCGCCGCGAAGGGCGTGCCGGTGCTTGCGAACGGGTCTGCGGTGGGTTTCTACGGCGATACCGGCTCGAAACCGGTGACCGAGACCTCCGCGCCCGGCACGGACTTCCTGGCCGGCCTATGCCGCCAATGGGAGGCTGCCACCGGCGCGGCCGCGCAGGCCGGTGCCCGGGTGGTGCTGCTGCGCAGCGGGCTGGTGCTCGCCCCGTCCGGTGGGCTGCTCGGGCAGCTCCGGCCGCTGTTCTCGCTGCTGCTCGGCGGCCGGCTCGGCGACGGCAGCCAGTACTTCCCGTGGATCTCGCTGGACGACGAGGTCGCCGCGATCCGGTTCGTGCTGGAGCGGCCCGAGGTTTCCGGTCCGGTGAACCTGACCGGGCCGGCACCGGTCACGAACGCGGAGTTCACTCGCGCGCTGGGCGAGGCGCTGGGCCGGCCCGCGCCGTGGATCGTGCCGGGCTTCGCGCTCCGGATCGTCCTCGGGGAGCTCGCCGACCAGGTCCTCGGTGGGCAACGCGCGGTGCCGACGGTGCTGGAGGCGCAGGGGTTCACCTTCCAGCACCCGTCTATCGGGGCGGCGCTGGCGGCGGCCGTCTCGGGGTGA
- the lipB gene encoding lipoyl(octanoyl) transferase LipB — protein MSRANTSCRASADPMAVRDLGTIDYLSAWDLQRELATGRAEEQNPDTLLLLEHPSVYTAGKRTSPEDRPTDGTPVIDVDRGGKITWHGPGQIVGYPILKLADPIDVVDYVRRLEQALIWVCDQFGLEAGRVEGRSGVWLPAADGLPERKIAAIGIRVQRGITMHGLELNCNADLSHFDRIVPCGIRDVGTTSLTAETGRTVTIAEAMPLVQQSVLDALEGELPVSERNIPREQPSAAGVTLSLDPSLR, from the coding sequence GTGAGTCGTGCCAATACTTCGTGCCGCGCATCCGCCGATCCGATGGCCGTGCGTGACCTGGGAACCATCGATTACCTCTCCGCCTGGGACCTGCAGCGCGAGCTGGCCACCGGCCGCGCCGAGGAGCAGAACCCGGACACCCTGCTGCTGCTGGAGCACCCGTCGGTCTACACGGCAGGCAAGCGCACCTCGCCGGAGGACCGCCCGACGGACGGGACGCCGGTCATCGACGTTGACCGCGGCGGCAAGATCACCTGGCACGGCCCGGGGCAGATCGTCGGCTACCCGATCCTGAAGCTGGCAGACCCGATCGACGTCGTCGACTACGTCCGCCGCCTGGAGCAGGCGCTGATCTGGGTGTGCGACCAGTTCGGGCTGGAGGCGGGCCGCGTCGAGGGACGCAGCGGCGTCTGGCTGCCCGCAGCGGACGGACTTCCGGAGCGCAAGATCGCCGCGATCGGCATCCGGGTGCAGAGGGGCATCACGATGCACGGGCTGGAGCTGAACTGCAACGCCGACCTGAGCCACTTCGACCGGATCGTGCCGTGCGGCATCAGGGACGTGGGCACCACTTCGCTGACCGCGGAGACCGGTCGGACCGTCACCATCGCCGAGGCGATGCCGCTGGTCCAGCAGAGCGTGCTGGACGCGCTTGAAGGCGAGTTGCCGGTCAGCGAGCGCAACATCCCGCGCGAGCAGCCGAGCGCCGCCGGGGTGACACTCTCGCTGGACCCGAGCCTGCGCTGA
- a CDS encoding LLM class F420-dependent oxidoreductase: MSEYFKLRIFTEPQQGATYDDLLRVAKHAEQTGYDAFFRSDHYLKMGSVSGEPGPTDAWVTLAGLARETSRVRLGTLMTAGTFRLPGPLAIAVTQVDQMSGGRVELGLGTGWYEAEHTAYGIPFPSLKERFDRYAEQLEIITGLWGTPAGEHFRYDGEHYQLADSPALPKPVQQPRPPLLIGGQGKKRTPELAARFADEFNLPFVDVDTAAKQFERVAEACTAIGRPHQDIVRSAVLVLCVGKNNAELARRADAIGRDAEELRLNGLAGTPNEVVAKIGTWRELTGITRLYLQVLDLSDLDHLDLVAAEVAPQL; encoded by the coding sequence GTGAGCGAATACTTCAAGTTGCGGATCTTCACCGAGCCCCAGCAGGGCGCGACCTACGACGACTTGCTGCGCGTGGCCAAGCACGCGGAGCAGACCGGCTACGACGCGTTCTTCCGCTCCGACCACTACCTGAAGATGGGATCGGTGTCGGGCGAGCCCGGCCCGACCGACGCCTGGGTGACGTTGGCCGGGTTGGCCCGCGAGACCAGCCGGGTGCGGCTGGGCACCCTGATGACGGCGGGCACGTTCCGGCTGCCCGGACCGTTGGCGATCGCGGTCACGCAGGTCGACCAGATGTCCGGCGGGCGCGTCGAACTCGGCCTCGGCACCGGCTGGTACGAGGCGGAGCACACCGCCTACGGCATCCCGTTCCCGTCGCTGAAGGAGCGGTTCGACCGCTACGCCGAGCAGCTGGAGATCATCACCGGGCTGTGGGGCACCCCGGCTGGCGAGCACTTCCGGTACGACGGCGAGCACTACCAGCTGGCGGATTCGCCGGCGCTGCCCAAGCCGGTGCAGCAGCCCCGGCCGCCGCTGCTGATCGGCGGGCAGGGCAAGAAGCGGACGCCGGAGCTTGCCGCTCGCTTCGCCGACGAGTTCAACCTGCCGTTCGTCGACGTGGACACGGCCGCGAAGCAGTTCGAGCGGGTCGCCGAGGCGTGCACCGCGATCGGTCGGCCGCACCAGGATATCGTGCGGTCCGCGGTTCTGGTGCTGTGCGTCGGCAAGAACAACGCGGAGCTCGCGCGCCGGGCCGACGCCATCGGCCGGGACGCCGAGGAGCTGCGCCTCAACGGCTTGGCCGGGACGCCGAACGAGGTCGTCGCCAAGATCGGGACGTGGCGGGAGCTCACCGGTATCACCCGCCTCTACCTCCAGGTCCTCGACCTCTCCGACCTGGACCACCTCGACCTGGTCGCCGCCGAGGTGGCGCCCCAGCTCTGA
- a CDS encoding MmyB family transcriptional regulator — protein sequence MIRKPPTGNAAYAAVWPEPVLSGRPNLLLALAGSRWLQDLLVPEERFLYELFLRFRARADRFPGDDVVDRLRELRPDLGHWWSCRAVRELGSWPVTVLVDGRRLRFECSLLQPDGSALVLVEAPADAETREWMQLRS from the coding sequence ATGATCAGGAAGCCGCCGACGGGCAACGCGGCGTACGCGGCGGTGTGGCCGGAGCCGGTGTTATCCGGGCGCCCGAACCTGCTGTTGGCCCTGGCGGGCAGTCGGTGGCTGCAGGACTTGCTGGTGCCGGAGGAACGGTTCCTCTACGAGCTGTTCCTCCGGTTCCGGGCGCGCGCCGACCGGTTCCCCGGCGACGACGTCGTGGACCGGTTGCGGGAGCTGCGCCCCGACCTGGGGCACTGGTGGAGCTGCCGGGCGGTACGCGAGCTCGGCAGCTGGCCGGTCACGGTGCTGGTCGATGGCCGTCGGTTGCGCTTCGAGTGCTCGCTGCTGCAGCCGGACGGGTCCGCGTTGGTGCTGGTCGAGGCTCCGGCCGACGCGGAGACCCGGGAGTGGATGCAGCTCCGCTCGTGA
- the lipA gene encoding lipoyl synthase — translation MTVAPEGRKLLRLEARNSQTPIEKKPSWIKTRARMGPEYTELKGLVRREGLHTVCEEAGCPNIFECWEDREATFLIGGDQCTRRCDFCQIDTGKPAELDVEEPRRVAESVQAMGLRYSTVTGVARDDLPDGGAWLYAETVRQIHALNPGTGVELLIPDFNAKPDQLAEVFNSRPEVLAHNLETVPSVFRRIRPGFRYERSLKVITEAREAGLVTKSNLILGMGETPEEVRPALQDLHDAGCDIITITQYLRPSPRHHPVDRWVKPEEFVEHTKAAEEIGFPGVMAGPLVRSSYRAGRLYAKATVHRGMPLPDNLAHLAKAGTAAQEATSLLSR, via the coding sequence GTGACTGTCGCGCCGGAAGGTCGGAAGCTGCTGCGGCTGGAGGCCCGCAACAGCCAGACACCGATCGAGAAGAAGCCGTCGTGGATCAAGACCCGCGCACGGATGGGACCCGAATACACGGAGCTGAAGGGCCTCGTTCGCCGCGAGGGCCTGCACACCGTCTGCGAAGAGGCGGGGTGCCCCAACATCTTCGAGTGCTGGGAGGACCGGGAGGCCACGTTCCTCATCGGTGGCGACCAGTGCACGCGTCGCTGCGACTTCTGCCAGATCGACACCGGGAAGCCGGCCGAGCTGGACGTCGAGGAGCCGCGCCGCGTCGCCGAGTCGGTGCAGGCGATGGGCCTGCGCTACTCGACCGTCACCGGCGTCGCCCGCGATGACCTGCCCGACGGCGGCGCGTGGCTGTACGCGGAGACGGTCCGGCAGATCCACGCGCTGAACCCCGGTACCGGGGTGGAGCTGCTCATCCCGGACTTCAACGCCAAGCCGGACCAGCTGGCCGAGGTCTTCAACTCCCGCCCGGAGGTGCTCGCGCACAACCTGGAGACGGTGCCGAGCGTGTTCCGCCGGATCCGGCCGGGCTTCCGCTACGAGCGGTCGCTGAAGGTGATCACCGAGGCCCGTGAGGCGGGGCTGGTGACCAAGTCGAACCTGATCCTGGGCATGGGCGAGACCCCGGAGGAGGTGCGCCCCGCGCTGCAGGACCTGCACGACGCGGGCTGCGACATCATCACCATCACCCAATACCTGCGGCCCAGCCCGCGGCACCACCCGGTGGACCGGTGGGTCAAGCCGGAGGAGTTCGTGGAGCACACCAAGGCCGCCGAGGAAATTGGCTTCCCCGGTGTGATGGCGGGCCCGCTGGTGCGCTCCAGCTACCGCGCCGGCCGCCTGTACGCCAAGGCCACGGTGCACCGCGGCATGCCGCTGCCGGACAACCTGGCCCACCTAGCCAAGGCCGGCACCGCCGCCCAGGAGGCCACCAGCCTGCTCTCCCGCTGA
- a CDS encoding DUF4191 domain-containing protein has product MAKQDKAAKKAAAKARRQAIRGRIKQIFEAFKMQRREDKLLLPLMLGAFLGVTVVVFLLGIIWGLHWVFLPVGLAFGLLAAVIIFGRRVQATVYRKADGQPGAAGWALDNLRGRWVLNQAVAGTAQLDAVHRLIGRPGVVLVGEGSAHRVKSLMAQEKKRVSRLIGETPIYEITVGNEKDQVPLSKLQQRIMKLPRNIGPGQVDAIENRLAALASRGNSLPKGPMPQGAKMRNVQRAVRRAK; this is encoded by the coding sequence ATGGCCAAGCAGGACAAGGCCGCCAAGAAAGCGGCGGCCAAAGCAAGGCGCCAGGCAATCCGGGGCCGCATCAAGCAAATCTTCGAGGCGTTCAAGATGCAACGCCGGGAGGACAAGCTGCTCCTCCCGCTGATGCTCGGGGCGTTCCTCGGCGTGACCGTCGTGGTGTTCCTGCTGGGCATCATCTGGGGGCTGCACTGGGTGTTCCTCCCGGTCGGCCTGGCCTTCGGCCTGCTGGCCGCAGTGATCATCTTCGGTCGGCGGGTGCAGGCGACCGTCTACCGCAAGGCCGACGGCCAGCCCGGCGCCGCCGGGTGGGCCCTGGACAACCTCCGCGGCCGCTGGGTGCTGAACCAGGCCGTGGCGGGCACCGCCCAGCTCGACGCAGTGCACCGGCTGATCGGGCGGCCCGGGGTCGTGCTGGTCGGAGAGGGCTCCGCGCATCGGGTCAAGTCGCTGATGGCGCAGGAGAAGAAACGCGTCTCCCGCCTGATCGGGGAGACGCCGATCTACGAGATCACCGTCGGCAACGAGAAGGACCAGGTGCCGCTGAGCAAGCTGCAGCAGCGCATCATGAAGCTGCCGCGCAACATCGGCCCGGGCCAGGTCGACGCGATCGAGAACCGGCTGGCGGCGCTGGCCAGCCGCGGCAACTCGCTGCCCAAGGGCCCCATGCCGCAGGGCGCCAAGATGCGGAACGTGCAACGCGCCGTCCGCCGCGCGAAGTAA
- a CDS encoding RDD family protein: MRRVIGSWLDGPKSAFNHAREQATEARPDWRGEKLGLPKDGPGSAAPPGKRLLAFVIDILLAALITAAFTVPEFPGDWSLLTWFLITVIPVSFFGFTPGMAMMRIWVARIDGAGMVGPLRAVLRCGLTLLVIPAVMWNFDGRSWHDRASKTIVLRR; the protein is encoded by the coding sequence GTGCGAAGAGTCATCGGTTCGTGGCTGGACGGCCCGAAGAGCGCATTTAACCACGCGCGCGAGCAGGCCACCGAGGCGCGGCCCGACTGGCGCGGCGAGAAACTGGGCTTGCCCAAGGACGGCCCCGGTTCGGCGGCGCCGCCGGGCAAGCGCCTGCTGGCGTTCGTCATCGACATCCTGCTGGCGGCGCTGATCACCGCCGCGTTCACCGTGCCGGAGTTCCCGGGCGACTGGAGCCTGCTGACCTGGTTCCTGATCACCGTCATCCCGGTGAGCTTCTTCGGTTTCACCCCGGGCATGGCGATGATGCGGATCTGGGTCGCCCGGATCGACGGCGCGGGGATGGTGGGGCCGCTGCGCGCGGTGTTGCGCTGCGGGCTGACGCTGCTGGTCATCCCGGCGGTGATGTGGAACTTCGACGGCCGCTCCTGGCACGACCGCGCCAGCAAGACCATCGTCCTCCGGCGCTGA